In a single window of the Botrytis cinerea B05.10 chromosome 12, complete sequence genome:
- the Bcfig4 gene encoding Bcfig4 gives MADQEDGPARGHSPGAADPNNGHVHFDDGSTVTSTISQSTSAMTSPLSSEFRDVEKNDQDVPRLPTLSYNIPPSEEGSRRDSIGGYGTDEEASVCKPFLRTSSPHSDLKRNKGAGYEKVGDLGVCTMQKFSLYETATRYYVVGADILDSRFRILKIDRTAEIGALNITEDEIVYTKKEMTQLLNAIDDGNKSSGGMKLKSAVWGILGFIRFTGCYYMHMITKRNQTAMIGGHFVYTIEATELIPLTTSTSSRFKSSDTRNTEESRFLSILNGLDLNKSFYFSYSYDITRTLQHNIMTERAALAAGKPSPHPKDYNSMFVWNSHLLSPAESLLKNTYDWCVPVIHGYLAQAALPVWGRIVYITIIARRSRYFAGARFLKRGANDMGYVANDVETEQIVSENTTTSLHAPGPKLYASPNYTSYVQHRGSIPLHWTQDNTGVTPKPPIELNLVDPFYSAAALHFDNLFERYGAPVYVLNLVKAKERTPRESKLLHEFTDAINYLNQFLPADKKIIHKPWDMSRASKSRDQDVIGTLESMGNEVVTHTGIFHNGDGKTTMPTVQNGVARTNCIDCLDRTNAAQFVIGKRALGYQLHALGILSEPSINYDTDAINLFTSMYHGHGDTIAIQYGGSQLVNTMETYRKINQWTSQSRDMVESFRRYYNNSFLDGQRQEAYNLFLGNYVYEHGQPMLWDLATDYHLHHTDPRVWSPRTRRSYINWYTPAFLEKKTLPPYSDPQGTLAKKPLNYFDDYWIEYYKPLSISSMVKIFTYPGKMSSSARLMPRSQHRDESRVGYDLSPFKVRADATAHVEEQPITHSSPNAKGKKKEVSFPDTTEVRADDDIPEDSSIRSGGAGTKRISLQRWLQPIQESYPLSDNGSYHSTASQNHHHNPPGIMKETSSHSQSHSTEDSFHNYTSSSNHYSSNINSSRNLGGVERKKMTPLDKSKAAQWTFTQVVSESLNPSVNLGEEEDYERYVEYPQLLSLVVGDDDHDFEGVEEYEEWVRGVGWDSGFGQGGYNGGINGGWGREEDHEEIEEYRSFLRVAENPLTVLEEDGQKKRYKAYRKWLSGKSLFKQQPID, from the exons ATGGCAGACCAAGAAGATGGTCCGGCTCGAGGACACTCGCCAGGCGCTGCTGATCCTAATAATGGCCATGTCCATTTCGACGATGGAAGCACAGTCACTTCTACTATTTCGCAATCAACATCTGCCATGACCTCTCCTCTAAGCTCCGAATTTAGAGATGTAGAGAAGAACGACCAAGATGTGCCACGGTTACCAACTCTTTCGTACAATATACCCCCCAGCGAGGAGGGGTCGAGAAGGGATTCAATTGGTGGTTATGGCACTGATGAAGAAGCTTCTGTCTGCAAACCCTTCTTAAGAACCTCCAGTCCACACTCCGATTTGAAACGAAACAAAGGGGCGGGATATGAAAAGGTTGGAGACTTGGGTGTTTGTACCATGCAAAAGTTCTCGTTGTACGAAACGGCCACGAGGTATTATGTTGTAGGAGCCGATATCCTCGATTCTCGCTTTCGAATCCTGAAGATTGATCGTACCGCAGAGATAGGGGCCCTAAATATCACCGAGGATGAGATTGTATACacgaagaaggagatgacCCAGTTGCTAAATGCTATTGACGATGGAAACAAAAGTTCAGGTGGTATGAAACTCAAGAGTGCTGTCTGGGGCATACTTGGGTTCATACGATTTACTGGTTGTTATTATATGCATATGATCACGAAACGGAACCAGACTGCTATGATCGGTGGCCACTTCGTATACACTATCGAGGCTACGGAACTAATACCACTGACTACGTCGACTAGCTCTAGATTCAAGTCATCAGATACTCGGAATACCGAGGAGTCAAGGTTTCTGAGTATCTTAAATGgtcttgatttgaataaatcCTTCTATTTTAGTTATTCCTACGATATAACGAGGACTTTACAACATAATATTATGACAGAGCGAGCTGCTCTCGCAGCTGGAAAACCATCCCCCCATCCCAAAGATTACAACTCTATGTTCGTGTGGAACAGTCATCTATTGAGTCCTGCTGAAAGCCTTCTGAAAAATACATATGATTGGTGCGTGCCAGTAATTCATGGCTATCTCGCGCAAGCAGCTCTACCAGTATGGGGACGAATAGTCTACATAACAATTATAGCAAGACGTTCGAGATATTTTGCTGGCGCCCGATTTCTAAAGCGTGGTGCTAATGATATG GGATATGTTGCGAATGATGTTGAGACGGAACAAATAGTCTCGGAAAACACCACAACCTCATTACATGCTCCCGGGCCGAAGCTTTATGCCAGTCCCAACTACACTTCTTATGTACAACATCGCGGAAGTATCCCATTACACTGGACTCAGGACAATACTGGTGTAACACCCAAACCTCCTATCGAGCTGAATCTAGTAGATCCATTTTACAGTGCAGCTGCTTTACATTTTGATAACCTCTTCGAAAGATACGGAGCTCCCGTTTATGTATTGAACTTGGtgaaagcaaaagaaagaactcCCAGAGAGTCGAAGTTATTACATGAGTTCACAGATGCAATCAATTACTTGAACCAATTTCTGCCAGCAGACAAGAAAATTATTCACAAACCTTGGGATATGAGTCGCGCTTCAAAAAGTCGAGACCAAGATGTAATTGGTACGCTTGAGAGTATGGGTAACGAGGTTGTTACTCATACCGGAATATTCCATAATGGAGACGGCAAAACAACAATGCCAACTGTTCAAAATGGCGTTGCTAGAACGAATTGTATTGATTGCTTGGACCGAACTAATGCTGCTCAATTCGTCATTGGTAAGAGAGCTCTTGGGTATCAGCTTCATGCTCTAGGTATCCTGAGTGAACCTTCGATCAACTATGACACTGATGCAATAAACCTCTTCACATCTATGTACCACGGACACGGTGACACAATTGCAATTCAATATGGAGGCTCACAATTAGTCAACACTATGGAGACTTAtagaaaaatcaatcaatggaCCAGTCAATCACGAGATATGGTAGAAAGTTTTCGAAGATATTATAACAATTCCTTCCTTGATGGTCAAAGACAGGAAGCTTATAATCTTTTCCTCGGCAATTATGTCTACGAGCATGGACAGCCTATGTTATGGGATTTGGCAACTGactatcatcttcatcatacTGATCCACGGGTTTGGTCTCCGCGTACCCGTCGAAGTTACATAAATTGGTACACACCTGCCTTTCTCGAGAAGAAGACTTTACCTCCCTATTCCGATCCACAAGGTACCTTGGCGAAAAAACCTCTCAACTACTTTGATGACTATTGGATTGAGTATTATAAGcctctctcaatctcctccaTGGTTAAGATCTTCACTTATCCAGGCAAAATGTCTTCCTCCGCTCGTCTCATGCCCCGATCACAACACCGTGATGAGTCTCGTGTCGGCTACGATTTGTCACCATTCAAAGTTCGTGCTGATGCTACTGCCCATGTTGAAGAACAACCTATTACCCATTCATCTCCTAATGCAAAAGGCAAGAAAAAAGAGGTATCATTTCCGGATACCACTGAGGTAAGGGCTGATGATGATATCCCAGAGGATTCATCAATCAGATCTGGTGGAGCTGGTACGAAACGTATTAGTCTTCAAAGATGGCTTCAACCGATCCAGGAGTCATACCCTCTATCTGACAATGGATCGTATCATTCGACAGCATCGCAAAATCACCACCATAATCCTCCTGGTATCATGAAGGAAACATCGTCTCATTCACAATCACATTCAACGGAAGATTCTTTCCATAATtatacttcttcttcaaatcactactcttcaaatatcaattcaagtCGAAATTTGGGAGGAGTCGAGAGGAAAAAGATGACACCGTTGGATAAAAGTAAAGCTGCTCAATGGACCTTTACTCAAGTTGTCAGCGAATCCCTCAACCCCAGTGTCAATCtaggcgaagaagaagattatgaGAGATACGTCGAGTATCCACAATTACTGTCACTAGTGGTAGGAGATGATGACCACGATTTTGAGGGTGTAGAGGAATATGAAGAATGGGTCAGAGGCGTTGGCTGGGACAGTGGTTTTGGTCAAGGTGGGTACAACGGGGGAATTAATGGAGGTTGGGGTAGAGAAGAGGATCatgaggagattgaagaatatagaaGCTTTTTGAGAGTGGCGGAAAATCCTTTGACAGTGCTTGAGGAAGATGGacaaaagaagagatataAGGCATATAGGAAATGGTTATCTGGGAAGAGTTTGTTCAAGCAACAACCTATCGATTAG
- the Bcrad18 gene encoding Bcrad18, whose protein sequence is MSSPSRRKNATSKTIITKKSTKTLIAEAMNIRGPKDDSFDIADSTDWLGTPLSKFADVDSLLRCQVCKDFFTTPMITSCSHTFCSLCIRRCLNNDSKCPTCRSNDQEVKLKSNAVIEDLVEAFKRARPAALELARKPVVESIVTSPKRKRERSDLDEGDEKASKRTRASTRQATRRLESTEAAQEAVIVIDEGNNDADFEPDDGLAACPVCNRRMTAKSVEAHIGRCLAESETTPQSTSILSKPSNQSSQPVRRPERLPVVNFSLIKDQALKKKLIDLGISAGGGREMMRKRLTEYTTIWNANCDAKNPRSTGQLKRDLDSWERTLGSRAPQPSALSAHIKDKDFDGQAWGEEHKNGFKDLIAQARRKMAKNKESRESEPDPLASTTGLPASIQDPSTTAFSGDAGKRQEDLLLEIQRERTSETKPVLPLPGTSEVGNPLPNGRVFAENAGIPEYEMAAPPSLQYDKNMPITHVQERQDAFAGAGADLNKNRPM, encoded by the exons ATGTCATCTCCGTccagaagaaagaatgcGACAAGCAAGACAATTATCACAAAAAAATCAACCAAAACTCTCATCGCAGAAGCTATGAATATTAGAGGACCAAAAGatgattcttttgatatagCAGATTCAACGGATTGGTTGGGGACGCCACTTTCTAAATTCGCAGATGTCGATTCTTTATTACGATGTCAAGTCTGTAAGGACTTTTTCACTACGCCAATGATCACTTCTTGTTCGCACACATTTTGTTCACTTTGCATACGAAGATGCCTCAATAATGACTCGAAATGTCCAACATGTAGATCAAATGACCAAGAAGTCAAGCTGAAATCGAATGCTGTTATCGAAGATTTAGTGGAAGCTTTTAAAAGGGCTAGACCGGCGGCACTGGAACTTGCGAGGAAACCTGTGGTGGAATCTATTGTTACATCTCCGAAAAGGAAGCGTGAAAGATCAGATCTTGATGAAGGGGACGAGAAAGCAAGTAAAAGGACGAGAGCTTCAACTCGCCAGGCAACAAGACGACTCGAGAGCACAGAGGCAGCACAGGAAGCGGTGATAGTCATTGACGAAGGGAACAATGATGCAGATTTCGAACCTG ATGATGGCCTTGCCGCATGTCCGGTGTGCAATCGACGGATGACAGCGAAAAGTGTTGAAGCTCATATTGGGAGATGTCTTGCGGAATCCGAAACTACACCTCAATCTACAAGTATTTTATCAAAACcctcaaatcaatcatctcaGCCAGTCAGACGGCCGGAACGATTACCTGTCGTCAATTTTAGCTTAATCAAAGATCAGGCtttaaagaaaaagcttataGATTTGGGGATATCGGCTGGTGGGGGGAGAGaaatgatgaggaagagattaACAGAGTATACGACTATATGGAATGCCAACTGTGATGCGAAAAATCCGAGGAGTACCGGGCAGTTAAAGAGGGACCTCGATTCTTGGGAAAGAACACTGGGGTCAAGAGCACCACAACCAAGCGCATTGTCCGCTCATATCAAGGATAAGGATTTTGATGGGCAGGCATGGGGAGAAGAACACAAGAATGGATTCAAAGACTTGATAGCCCAAGCTCGTCGGAAGATGGCGAAAAATAAGGAATCGAGAGAATCGGAACCAGATCCTTTAGCATCTACAACAGGATTACCGGCATCTATTCAAGATCCATCAACTACTGCATTCAGTGGGGATGCTGGGAAGAGACAGGAAGATTTGCTGCTAGAGATTCAGCGCGAGCGGACATCTGAAACTAAACCGGTACTACCTTTGCCAGGGACATCAGAAGTCGGTAATCCACTACCTAATGGGCGAGTTTTCGCAGAAAATGCAGGAATACCGGAGTACGAGATGGCTGCTCCACCCTCATTACAATATGATAAAAACATGCCAATAACGCATGTACAAGAGCGGCAAGATGCATTTGCAGGTGCAGGAGCAGATTTGAACAAAAATAGGCCGATGTAG